One stretch of Amycolatopsis tolypomycina DNA includes these proteins:
- a CDS encoding hemerythrin domain-containing protein, giving the protein MSTDAIVLLKNDHKTVEKLFKQFEKAGEDAYDEKRRIADSIIEELTVHAYIEEEIFYPAAREAVPETKDHVLESVEEHHVVVWMLSELLGMDPKDETFDAKVTVLTENVRHHVEEEEDEWFPEVRSAMGRKQLQELGQRMIDARSDAPKNPLDLKSAKA; this is encoded by the coding sequence ATGTCGACCGATGCGATCGTGCTGCTCAAGAACGACCACAAGACCGTGGAGAAGCTGTTCAAGCAATTCGAGAAGGCGGGGGAGGACGCGTACGACGAGAAGCGCCGGATCGCGGACTCGATCATCGAAGAGCTGACCGTCCACGCCTACATCGAGGAGGAGATCTTCTACCCGGCGGCGCGGGAAGCCGTTCCGGAGACGAAGGACCACGTCCTGGAAAGCGTGGAGGAGCACCACGTCGTGGTGTGGATGCTGTCGGAACTGCTCGGCATGGACCCGAAGGACGAGACGTTCGACGCGAAGGTCACCGTCCTCACGGAGAACGTCCGGCACCACGTCGAAGAGGAAGAGGACGAGTGGTTCCCCGAGGTCCGCTCGGCGATGGGCCGCAAGCAGCTGCAGGAGCTGGGGCAGCGGATGATCGACGCCCGTTCCGACGCCCCGAAGAACCCGCTCGACCTCAAGAGCGCCAAAGCCTGA